A part of Magnetospirillum sp. ME-1 genomic DNA contains:
- the ccoP gene encoding cytochrome-c oxidase, cbb3-type subunit III: protein MATIEKDSVSGQNTTGHEWDGIKELNTPLPKWWVYVFWATVLWAIGYWVAYPAWPLVNGYTKGSLGYSSRGELDNELAAQKKARSAWLSKIEASDVAAIEKDKDLLRYAMAGGKIAFNENCAPCHGVGGVGAFGYPSLADDEWLWGGALADIEQTIKFGVRNTNANSRQSEMPKFGADGLLKPEQIAAVSDYVVSLASKAPAKGSAGETVYAENCAACHAEDGAGNKDLGAPALNNQIWLYKGTKDAIAAQVAKPKHGAMPAWSERLDASTIKMLAVYVHNLGGGK, encoded by the coding sequence ATGGCGACCATTGAAAAGGACTCGGTGTCCGGTCAGAACACTACCGGTCACGAGTGGGACGGCATCAAGGAGCTGAATACTCCTCTGCCGAAGTGGTGGGTCTACGTTTTCTGGGCCACCGTCCTGTGGGCCATCGGCTACTGGGTCGCGTACCCGGCGTGGCCGCTGGTCAACGGTTACACCAAGGGCAGCCTGGGCTATTCGTCCCGCGGGGAGCTGGACAACGAGCTGGCCGCCCAGAAGAAGGCCCGTTCGGCCTGGCTGTCCAAGATCGAGGCGTCCGACGTGGCCGCCATCGAGAAGGACAAGGACCTGCTGCGCTATGCCATGGCCGGCGGCAAGATCGCGTTCAACGAGAACTGCGCTCCTTGCCACGGTGTGGGCGGCGTCGGCGCCTTCGGCTATCCCAGCCTGGCCGACGACGAATGGCTGTGGGGCGGTGCGCTGGCCGACATCGAGCAGACCATCAAGTTCGGTGTCCGTAACACCAACGCCAACTCGCGCCAGAGCGAGATGCCGAAGTTCGGCGCCGACGGCCTGCTCAAGCCCGAGCAGATCGCCGCCGTTTCCGACTACGTCGTGTCGCTGGCCTCCAAGGCTCCGGCCAAGGGCTCGGCGGGCGAGACCGTCTATGCCGAGAACTGCGCGGCTTGCCACGCCGAGGACGGCGCCGGCAACAAGGACCTCGGCGCTCCTGCCCTGAACAACCAGATCTGGCTGTACAAGGGCACCAAGGACGCCATCGCCGCCCAGGTCGCCAAGCCCAAGCACGGCGCCATGCCGGCCTGGTCCGAGCGTCTGGACGCGAGCACCATCAAGATGCTGGCCGTCTACGTCCACAATCTGGGCGGCGGCAAGTAA
- a CDS encoding cbb3-type cytochrome oxidase subunit 3, whose protein sequence is MFVAFVDSVLRPFWVLWVMMIFTGVVFYAYWPKNKSRLEDYGNIPLRDDNEER, encoded by the coding sequence ATGTTCGTCGCCTTCGTCGACAGTGTACTCCGGCCCTTCTGGGTTCTGTGGGTGATGATGATCTTCACCGGGGTCGTTTTCTATGCCTACTGGCCCAAGAACAAGTCGCGGCTGGAAGACTACGGAAACATCCCGCTGAGGGACGACAATGAGGAGCGCTAA
- the ccoO gene encoding cytochrome-c oxidase, cbb3-type subunit II has product MFKHHAKLETNIFFLAVGILLTIVVGGLVEVVPLFSIESTIEKVDGVRPYSPLEQKGRDIYIREGCYNCHSQMIRPFKDEVERYGHYSLAAESKYDHPFQWGSKRTGPDLARVGGKYTDDWQVRHLVNPRDVVPGSIMPGYKHLLRPLDYSDIQANMKALRVVGVPYTDAQIANAKKDLEEQVFGDPAAKPAVAASYPKAHIGSASGNAKVTEMDALVAYLQVLGTMVDFSTVKPEAIRR; this is encoded by the coding sequence ATGTTCAAGCATCACGCTAAGCTCGAAACCAACATCTTCTTCCTGGCCGTCGGCATCCTTCTCACGATCGTCGTCGGTGGCCTGGTGGAAGTCGTGCCGCTGTTCTCGATCGAATCGACGATCGAGAAGGTGGACGGTGTGCGTCCCTATTCTCCGCTGGAGCAGAAGGGCCGCGACATCTACATCCGCGAAGGCTGCTACAACTGCCACAGCCAGATGATCCGTCCGTTCAAGGACGAGGTCGAACGCTATGGCCACTACAGCCTCGCGGCCGAGTCCAAGTACGATCACCCCTTCCAGTGGGGCTCGAAGCGTACCGGTCCCGATCTGGCCCGCGTGGGTGGCAAGTACACCGACGACTGGCAGGTCCGTCACCTCGTCAACCCGCGTGACGTGGTCCCCGGATCCATCATGCCGGGCTACAAGCACCTGCTGCGTCCGCTGGACTACTCCGACATCCAGGCCAACATGAAGGCCCTGCGTGTTGTTGGCGTGCCCTACACGGATGCGCAGATCGCCAATGCCAAGAAGGACCTGGAAGAGCAGGTGTTCGGTGATCCGGCTGCCAAGCCGGCCGTCGCCGCCAGCTATCCCAAGGCCCATATCGGCTCGGCGTCGGGCAATGCCAAGGTCACCGAAATGGATGCCTTGGTCGCCTATCTGCAGGTGCTGGGAACCATGGTCGACTTCTCGACCGTGAAGCCCGAAGCGATCCGCCGCTAG
- the ccoN gene encoding cytochrome-c oxidase, cbb3-type subunit I, translating into MSINTEATPYCEDVIKKFTIAAIFWGVVGFLAGDFIALQLAFPVLNLDLEWTSFGRLRPVHTSAVIFAFGGNVLFSTSLYIVQRTSRASLFGGNGLGGFIFWNFQALIVVAALTYVLGYSQGQEYAEPEWWIDLWLTVIWVAYLIAFAGTIMKRKEPHIYVANWFFFAMILTIAMLHLGNNIAVPAAFFGGSWMKSYNIFGGVQNAMTQWWYGHNAVGFFLTAGFLGIMYYFVPKRAERPVYSYRLSIVHFWALIFLYIWAGPHHLHYTALPDWAQTLGMTFSVMLWMPSWGGMINGLMTLSGAWDKLRTDPVMRFLVSSVAFYGMSTFEGPMMSIKAVNSLSHYTDWGIGHVHSGALGWVAFVSFGALYYLVPKLWGRKELYSLKLVGVHFWIATVGIVFYITAMWISGIMQGLMWRAYDSLGFLQYSFIETVEAMRPYYMIRALGGFLFVLGSLVMVYNVWKTIKGDVADEAMAPAAGAAR; encoded by the coding sequence ATGAGCATCAACACCGAAGCCACGCCCTATTGCGAAGACGTGATCAAGAAGTTCACGATCGCCGCGATTTTCTGGGGCGTCGTGGGCTTCCTGGCGGGCGACTTCATCGCCCTGCAGTTGGCCTTTCCCGTTCTGAACCTCGATCTCGAGTGGACTTCGTTCGGGCGCCTGCGTCCCGTTCACACCTCCGCTGTGATCTTCGCGTTCGGCGGCAACGTTCTTTTCTCCACGTCGCTGTACATCGTGCAGCGCACCAGCCGCGCCAGCCTGTTCGGCGGTAACGGCCTGGGCGGCTTCATCTTCTGGAACTTCCAGGCGCTGATCGTCGTCGCCGCTCTGACCTACGTGCTGGGCTACAGCCAGGGCCAGGAATACGCGGAGCCGGAATGGTGGATCGATCTGTGGCTCACCGTCATCTGGGTGGCCTACCTGATCGCCTTCGCCGGCACCATCATGAAGCGTAAGGAACCCCACATCTATGTGGCCAACTGGTTCTTCTTCGCCATGATCCTGACCATCGCGATGCTCCATCTGGGCAACAACATCGCGGTGCCGGCCGCCTTCTTCGGCGGCAGCTGGATGAAGTCGTACAACATCTTCGGCGGCGTGCAGAACGCCATGACCCAGTGGTGGTACGGCCACAACGCGGTGGGCTTCTTCCTGACCGCCGGCTTCCTCGGCATCATGTACTACTTCGTGCCGAAGCGGGCCGAGCGTCCGGTGTACTCCTACCGTCTGTCCATCGTGCACTTCTGGGCGCTGATCTTCCTGTACATCTGGGCCGGTCCGCACCACCTGCACTACACCGCTCTGCCGGATTGGGCGCAGACGCTGGGCATGACCTTCTCGGTGATGCTGTGGATGCCGTCCTGGGGTGGCATGATCAACGGCCTGATGACGCTCTCGGGCGCCTGGGACAAGCTCCGGACCGACCCGGTCATGCGCTTCCTGGTCTCGTCGGTGGCGTTCTACGGCATGTCGACCTTCGAAGGTCCGATGATGTCGATCAAGGCGGTGAACTCGCTGTCGCACTACACCGACTGGGGTATCGGCCACGTGCACTCCGGTGCTCTGGGCTGGGTGGCCTTCGTCTCCTTCGGCGCTCTGTACTACCTGGTTCCCAAGCTGTGGGGCCGCAAGGAGCTGTACTCGCTGAAGCTGGTGGGCGTTCACTTCTGGATCGCCACCGTGGGTATCGTCTTCTACATCACTGCCATGTGGATCTCCGGCATCATGCAGGGCCTCATGTGGCGCGCGTACGACAGCCTGGGCTTCCTGCAGTACTCGTTCATCGAGACTGTCGAGGCCATGCGTCCGTACTACATGATCCGTGCTCTGGGCGGCTTCCTCTTCGTCCTCGGCTCGCTGGTGATGGTCTACAACGTGTGGAAGACCATCAAGGGCGATGTCGCGGATGAGGCCATGGCTCCCGCAGCTGGCGCGGCGCGCTAA
- a CDS encoding class I SAM-dependent rRNA methyltransferase, translating into MTQNHPDTPAARPVIRLAKGRSKRLRAGHPWVFSNEIEMDPAAKALPPGSLVTLMDAGDERLGVATFNPHSLIAARVLSRRAADTVDADFLAQRLRAAMALRDTLFSTPHYRLIHSEADRLPGLIVDRYGDVLAVQTNTAGMERLLPVLLDALKLVLNPRAVVLVNDSPVRKLEGLEQHHEIVLGQLDGPVELVENGCRFVADLTGGQKTGWFFDQRDNRAFVARLARGRRVLDVYTYAGGFAVQAAMAGAAETWAVDRSEHSLALADRAAEMNNVAVRTFRAEAFAEMERLALAGERFGVVVADPPAFVKSRKDLGAGAKGYRKMARLAAALVEPGGVLLCASCSHHMPADTFAEEVGHGLHLAGRSGRILRSAGAAPDHPVHPWLPESAYLKALVFQLD; encoded by the coding sequence ATGACACAGAATCATCCCGACACGCCCGCCGCCCGCCCCGTGATCCGCCTGGCCAAGGGGCGCTCCAAGCGCCTTCGCGCCGGCCATCCCTGGGTCTTTTCCAACGAGATCGAGATGGATCCCGCGGCCAAGGCGCTGCCGCCGGGCTCTCTGGTTACCCTTATGGATGCGGGCGACGAGCGCCTGGGAGTGGCCACCTTCAATCCCCATTCGCTGATCGCCGCGCGCGTGCTGTCGCGCCGCGCCGCCGACACGGTGGACGCCGATTTCCTGGCCCAGCGCCTGCGTGCCGCCATGGCCTTGCGCGACACGCTGTTTTCCACCCCCCATTACCGCCTGATCCATTCCGAGGCCGACCGGCTGCCCGGCCTGATCGTCGACCGCTATGGCGACGTGCTGGCGGTGCAGACCAACACGGCGGGCATGGAGCGGTTGCTGCCCGTGCTGCTCGACGCCCTGAAACTGGTGCTGAACCCCCGCGCCGTGGTGCTGGTCAACGACAGCCCGGTGCGCAAGCTGGAAGGCCTGGAGCAGCATCACGAAATCGTCCTCGGCCAGTTGGACGGCCCGGTGGAGCTGGTGGAGAACGGCTGCCGCTTCGTGGCCGATCTGACCGGCGGCCAGAAGACCGGCTGGTTCTTCGACCAGCGCGACAACCGCGCCTTCGTGGCGCGGCTGGCCCGGGGGCGCCGGGTTCTGGACGTCTATACCTATGCCGGCGGCTTCGCGGTGCAGGCCGCCATGGCCGGAGCGGCGGAGACCTGGGCGGTGGACCGGTCCGAGCATTCCCTGGCCCTGGCCGACCGGGCGGCGGAGATGAACAACGTCGCCGTGCGCACATTCCGGGCCGAAGCCTTCGCCGAGATGGAACGCCTGGCCCTGGCGGGCGAGCGTTTCGGCGTGGTGGTCGCCGACCCGCCGGCCTTCGTCAAGTCCAGGAAGGATCTGGGCGCCGGCGCCAAGGGCTATCGCAAGATGGCCCGTCTGGCCGCCGCCCTGGTGGAGCCCGGCGGCGTCCTGCTGTGCGCGTCGTGCTCGCACCACATGCCGGCCGACACCTTCGCCGAGGAGGTGGGCCACGGCCTGCACCTGGCTGGACGCTCGGGGCGCATCCTCCGAAGCGCCGGCGCCGCCCCCGACCATCCGGTCCATCCCTGGCTGCCGGAAAGCGCCTATCTCAAGGCCCTGGTCTTCCAGCTCGATTGA
- a CDS encoding helix-turn-helix domain-containing protein, which produces MPRRKANRGRTPAGAPNPIDVHVGSRMRLRRTLLGLSQEKLGELIGLTFQQVQKYERGANRISCSRLFDLSRSLEVPISYFFDDMAEETKGLSPVQMVREPPKEEPPAAEADPRLRRETLELVRNYYSITDPDVRRRIYDLAKALSDRGGDEE; this is translated from the coding sequence ATGCCGCGCAGAAAGGCAAATCGGGGTCGTACACCAGCCGGGGCACCCAATCCGATTGATGTCCATGTCGGCTCACGCATGCGCCTGCGCCGGACGTTACTGGGACTGAGCCAGGAAAAGCTTGGCGAGTTGATCGGACTTACCTTCCAGCAGGTGCAGAAATACGAACGCGGCGCCAACCGGATCAGCTGTTCGCGCCTGTTCGATTTGTCCCGCTCCCTGGAAGTGCCGATTTCCTACTTCTTCGACGACATGGCCGAGGAGACCAAGGGCCTGTCGCCGGTGCAGATGGTGCGCGAGCCCCCCAAGGAGGAGCCGCCGGCCGCCGAGGCCGATCCCCGCCTGCGCCGCGAGACCCTGGAACTGGTGCGCAATTACTACAGCATCACCGATCCCGATGTGCGGCGCCGGATCTACGACCTGGCCAAGGCCCTGTCGGACCGCGGCGGCGACGAGGAATAA
- a CDS encoding HPP family protein, producing MPRRFIHRHQSRQCLPSWTKAGLGVVLALGTVAMLDHVSGAPMLAAPLGASAVLVFGMPDSPLSQPSSVIGSHLIATVIGLLFDHFLPGGWISMVLSVAVVMVVLAGLRLTHPPAGADPLVVMMTHPGWSFLFMPVLVGALTLVAVAVLIHRLPPRAVYPLPVHPPAGE from the coding sequence ATGCCCCGTCGCTTCATCCATCGTCACCAATCGCGTCAGTGCCTGCCGTCCTGGACCAAGGCCGGGCTGGGTGTCGTGCTGGCGCTCGGTACGGTGGCGATGCTCGATCACGTGAGCGGGGCACCCATGCTGGCGGCGCCGCTGGGGGCGTCGGCGGTGCTGGTGTTCGGCATGCCGGACTCGCCCCTGTCGCAGCCGTCCAGCGTGATCGGCAGCCATCTGATCGCCACCGTCATCGGGCTGCTGTTCGATCATTTCCTGCCGGGCGGCTGGATCAGCATGGTCCTGTCGGTGGCGGTGGTGATGGTGGTGCTGGCCGGGCTGCGCCTGACCCATCCGCCGGCGGGGGCCGACCCGCTGGTGGTCATGATGACCCATCCCGGCTGGAGCTTCCTGTTCATGCCGGTGCTGGTCGGAGCGCTGACCCTGGTGGCGGTGGCGGTGCTGATTCACCGCCTGCCGCCCCGGGCCGTCTACCCGCTGCCGGTGCATCCGCCAGCGGGAGAGTAG
- a CDS encoding NCS2 family permease, translated as MLERLFRLSEHRTDPRTEMVAGATTFLTMAYIIFVNPAMLAETGMDKGAVFVATCLAAALGSAAMGLLANYPIALAPGMGLNAYFTYGVVIGMGVPWPVALGAVFVSGVLFLILAVTRVREAIINAVPQSLKLAISAGIGLFLSLIAFENAGLIEGHKATLITLGHLNRPEPLLAAAGFVAMVGLEARRVPGAIMIGILGTAAAGMVLGVTPFGGIAALPPSIAPTFLKMDVAGALNLGLVTIVFALLFVDLFDNAGTLIGLAHRAGMLDERGRLPRLGRALVADSLAAMAGGALGTSTTTSYIESASGINAGGRTGLAAVVTGLLFVAALFLAPLAAAIPAYATAPALLFVACLMARALADIAWDDVTEAVPALVTAIAMPFTFSIAHGIAFGFITYAAVKLLGGRARDVGPAVWALAAAFVLKFVLLGSV; from the coding sequence ATGCTCGAACGCCTGTTTCGCCTGTCCGAGCACCGGACCGATCCGCGCACCGAAATGGTGGCCGGGGCCACCACCTTCCTGACCATGGCCTACATCATCTTCGTCAATCCGGCCATGCTGGCGGAAACGGGAATGGACAAGGGCGCGGTGTTCGTCGCCACCTGTCTGGCCGCCGCCCTGGGCAGCGCCGCCATGGGTTTGCTGGCCAATTACCCCATCGCGCTGGCGCCCGGCATGGGGCTCAACGCCTATTTCACCTATGGCGTGGTGATCGGCATGGGGGTGCCCTGGCCGGTGGCCCTGGGGGCGGTGTTCGTCTCCGGCGTGCTGTTCCTGATCCTGGCGGTCACCCGTGTGCGCGAAGCCATCATCAACGCCGTACCGCAATCCCTGAAGCTGGCCATCTCGGCCGGTATCGGCCTGTTCCTCAGCCTGATCGCGTTCGAGAACGCCGGGCTGATCGAGGGCCACAAGGCCACCCTGATCACGCTCGGCCATCTCAACCGGCCCGAGCCGCTGCTGGCGGCGGCCGGTTTCGTGGCCATGGTCGGCCTGGAGGCCCGCCGGGTGCCGGGTGCCATCATGATCGGCATCCTGGGCACGGCGGCGGCAGGCATGGTCCTGGGCGTCACGCCGTTCGGCGGCATCGCCGCGCTTCCCCCCTCCATCGCCCCCACTTTCCTGAAGATGGATGTGGCGGGCGCGCTGAACCTGGGGCTGGTGACCATCGTCTTCGCCCTGCTGTTCGTGGACCTGTTCGACAATGCCGGCACCCTGATCGGTCTGGCCCACCGGGCCGGCATGCTGGACGAGAGGGGCCGCCTGCCCCGCCTGGGCCGCGCCCTGGTCGCCGATTCGCTGGCCGCCATGGCGGGGGGCGCATTGGGAACCTCGACCACCACCAGCTACATCGAAAGCGCGTCGGGCATCAATGCCGGCGGGCGCACCGGGCTGGCGGCGGTGGTGACGGGCCTGCTGTTCGTCGCCGCCCTGTTCCTCGCCCCCCTGGCGGCGGCCATTCCGGCTTATGCCACCGCGCCCGCTTTGCTGTTCGTCGCCTGCCTGATGGCACGCGCCCTGGCCGACATCGCCTGGGACGACGTCACCGAGGCGGTGCCCGCCCTGGTCACCGCCATCGCCATGCCCTTCACCTTCTCCATCGCCCACGGCATCGCGTTCGGCTTCATCACCTATGCGGCGGTCAAGCTGCTGGGCGGCAGGGCGCGCGACGTCGGCCCGGCGGTCTGGGCGCTGGCCGCGGCCTTCGTGCTGAAATTCGTGTTGCTGGGGAGCGTTTAG
- the argB gene encoding acetylglutamate kinase: MSTDKTADILHDRKAWLDRAKTLSEALPFMRQFSDETLVIKFGGHAMESDDLARLFARDVVLLKQVGINPVVVHGGGPQIDAMLKRLDIQTPRVDGLRFTDEATVEVVEMILAGKINKQIVSAINEAGGFAVGLSGKDGHLIRARKLRRTKKDPDSNIEKVLDLGFVGEPAEINPHILDQFKKSDTIPVIAPVGMGGAGETYNINADTAAGAIAGATNAKRLLMLTDVAGVLDKAGNLIPEMTEAQVKAYIADGTISGGMIPKVETCLDAVRQGVDGAVILDGRVPHAILLELFTPHGVGTLIKAG; encoded by the coding sequence ATGAGCACCGACAAGACCGCCGACATCCTGCACGACCGCAAGGCCTGGCTGGACCGCGCCAAGACCCTGTCCGAGGCGCTGCCCTTCATGCGCCAGTTCAGCGACGAGACGTTGGTCATCAAGTTCGGCGGCCACGCCATGGAATCCGACGACCTGGCGCGCCTCTTCGCCCGTGACGTGGTGCTCTTGAAGCAGGTGGGCATCAATCCGGTGGTGGTCCACGGCGGCGGGCCGCAGATCGACGCCATGCTGAAGCGCCTCGATATCCAGACGCCCCGCGTCGACGGCCTGCGCTTCACCGACGAGGCCACCGTCGAGGTGGTGGAGATGATCCTGGCCGGCAAGATCAACAAGCAGATCGTCTCGGCCATCAACGAGGCCGGCGGCTTCGCGGTCGGCCTGTCGGGCAAGGACGGCCACCTGATCCGGGCGCGCAAGCTGCGCCGCACCAAGAAGGACCCGGATTCGAACATCGAGAAGGTGCTGGACCTGGGCTTCGTCGGCGAGCCCGCCGAAATCAACCCTCACATCCTCGACCAGTTCAAGAAGTCCGACACCATTCCGGTGATCGCCCCCGTGGGCATGGGCGGGGCGGGCGAGACCTACAACATCAACGCCGACACGGCGGCCGGCGCCATCGCCGGCGCCACCAACGCCAAGCGCCTGTTGATGCTGACCGACGTGGCCGGGGTGCTGGACAAGGCCGGCAACCTGATCCCGGAAATGACCGAGGCGCAGGTCAAGGCCTATATCGCCGACGGCACCATCTCGGGCGGTATGATCCCCAAGGTGGAAACCTGCCTGGACGCCGTGCGCCAGGGCGTGGATGGCGCCGTCATCCTCGACGGCCGCGTGCCCCACGCCATCCTGCTGGAGCTGTTCACCCCCCACGGTGTCGGCACCCTGATCAAGGCGGGCTGA
- the yihA gene encoding ribosome biogenesis GTP-binding protein YihA/YsxC, which translates to MQGASGLDHLPDASLTEVAFAGRSNVGKSSLINALTGRNTLARTSNTPGRTQELNFFNLGGRLVLVDMPGYGFAQAPKGVVEKWTRLVNGFLKGRSVLRRTMVLVDSRHGLKDSDRDMMKMLDKAAVIYQVVLTKADKLKAAELESVQARTLDEIKSRVAAHPTLIVTSSEKGTGIPELRAELASLA; encoded by the coding sequence ATGCAGGGCGCGTCCGGCCTGGACCACCTGCCGGACGCCAGCCTGACCGAGGTGGCCTTCGCCGGGCGTTCCAACGTGGGCAAGTCGTCGCTGATCAACGCGCTGACGGGGCGCAACACCCTGGCGCGGACCTCCAACACGCCGGGCCGCACCCAGGAGCTGAACTTCTTCAATCTGGGCGGACGGCTGGTGCTGGTGGACATGCCGGGCTACGGCTTCGCCCAGGCCCCCAAGGGGGTGGTGGAGAAGTGGACCCGGCTGGTCAACGGCTTCCTCAAGGGCCGCTCGGTGCTGCGCCGGACCATGGTGCTGGTGGATTCCCGCCATGGCCTGAAGGACAGCGACCGCGACATGATGAAGATGCTGGACAAGGCCGCCGTGATCTACCAGGTGGTGCTGACCAAGGCCGACAAGCTGAAGGCCGCCGAGCTGGAATCCGTCCAGGCCCGCACCCTCGACGAGATCAAGTCCCGCGTCGCCGCCCACCCCACCCTGATCGTCACCAGTTCGGAAAAGGGGACCGGCATCCCCGAGCTGCGCGCCGAGCTGGCCTCTCTCGCCTGA
- the yidC gene encoding membrane protein insertase YidC → MNDQRNLFVAIAISVAILIGWQYFFPSKQPEPVAQSQSTDAKSASSPASAPTPATAASPAQVPGTPAAAAVQTGASRSDALGKSRRIAIQTPAMHGSIALTGARIDDITLVKYRETPAADAREINLLSPAESPEPYWAEFGWVAAEAGTKVPGPDSVWQAQGNGPLTPASPLVLTWDNGEGLRFVRTYTVDENYMFGVTQRVENYGTKAAALHPYALLARTGTPAVAGMYILHEGPLGVFDGTLKEVKYEDLRKEGSARHKTTGGWAGITDKYWLTALVPPAKTEITGRFVHQRLGNADRYQVDYLASARMVEPGKSEEAGFHLFTGAKQVSLLDGYAEKLGIDRFDLAIDFGWFYFLTKPFFYLLQMLHSALGNMGLAILALTVVLKLAMFPLANKSYVAMGKMKKLQPRVADLQARYADDKMRLQQEMMALYKAEKVNPVSGCLPIMVQIPVFFALYKVLFVTIEMRHAPFYGWISDLSAQDPTNIFTLFGMIPWTPPSFMHLGVWPLIMGVTMWLQQKLNPQPTDPVQAKMMSFLPIIFTFLLANFASGLVIYWAWSNALSILQQWVIMKKAEE, encoded by the coding sequence ATGAACGACCAGCGCAATCTCTTCGTCGCCATCGCCATTTCGGTCGCCATCCTGATCGGCTGGCAGTACTTCTTCCCGAGCAAGCAGCCCGAGCCGGTGGCCCAGAGCCAGTCGACGGACGCCAAGTCCGCGTCGTCGCCCGCCAGCGCGCCCACTCCGGCCACCGCCGCCAGCCCGGCCCAGGTGCCCGGCACGCCCGCCGCCGCCGCCGTCCAGACCGGCGCATCGCGGAGCGACGCCCTGGGCAAGAGCCGCCGCATCGCCATCCAGACGCCGGCCATGCACGGCTCCATCGCGCTGACGGGCGCGCGCATCGACGACATCACCCTGGTGAAGTACCGCGAGACGCCCGCCGCCGACGCGCGCGAGATCAACCTGCTGTCGCCCGCCGAATCGCCCGAGCCCTATTGGGCCGAGTTCGGCTGGGTCGCCGCCGAGGCCGGCACCAAGGTTCCCGGCCCCGATTCGGTGTGGCAGGCCCAGGGCAACGGCCCGCTGACCCCGGCGTCGCCGCTGGTGCTGACCTGGGACAACGGCGAGGGGCTGCGTTTCGTGCGCACCTACACCGTGGACGAGAACTACATGTTCGGCGTCACCCAGCGGGTGGAGAATTACGGCACCAAGGCCGCGGCGCTGCACCCCTACGCCCTGCTGGCCCGCACCGGCACCCCGGCGGTGGCCGGCATGTACATCCTTCATGAAGGTCCGCTCGGCGTGTTCGACGGCACCTTGAAGGAAGTGAAGTACGAGGATCTCCGCAAGGAGGGCTCGGCCCGCCACAAGACCACCGGCGGCTGGGCCGGCATCACCGACAAGTACTGGCTGACCGCCCTGGTGCCGCCGGCCAAGACCGAGATCACCGGCCGCTTCGTCCATCAGCGCCTCGGCAACGCCGACCGTTATCAGGTGGACTACCTGGCCTCGGCCCGCATGGTCGAGCCCGGCAAGTCCGAGGAGGCCGGCTTCCACCTGTTCACGGGGGCCAAGCAGGTCAGCCTGCTGGACGGCTATGCCGAGAAGCTGGGCATCGACCGCTTCGACCTCGCCATCGATTTCGGCTGGTTCTACTTCCTGACCAAGCCGTTCTTCTATCTGCTGCAGATGCTGCACTCGGCGCTGGGCAACATGGGTCTCGCCATCCTGGCGCTGACCGTGGTGCTCAAGCTCGCCATGTTCCCGCTGGCCAACAAGTCCTATGTGGCCATGGGCAAGATGAAGAAGCTGCAGCCCCGCGTCGCCGATCTCCAGGCCCGCTATGCCGACGACAAGATGCGCCTGCAGCAGGAGATGATGGCGCTCTACAAGGCCGAGAAGGTCAATCCCGTCTCGGGCTGCCTGCCCATCATGGTGCAGATTCCGGTGTTCTTCGCCCTGTACAAGGTGCTGTTCGTCACCATCGAGATGCGGCACGCGCCGTTCTACGGCTGGATCAGCGATCTGTCGGCCCAGGATCCCACCAACATCTTCACCCTGTTCGGCATGATCCCCTGGACGCCGCCCAGCTTCATGCATCTGGGCGTGTGGCCGCTGATCATGGGCGTCACCATGTGGCTGCAGCAGAAGCTCAATCCCCAGCCCACCGACCCGGTGCAGGCCAAGATGATGAGCTTCCTGCCGATCATCTTCACCTTCCTGCTGGCCAACTTCGCCTCGGGCCTGGTGATCTACTGGGCGTGGAGCAATGCGCTGTCGATCCTGCAGCAATGGGTGATCATGAAGAAGGCCGAGGAGTAG